In Chanodichthys erythropterus isolate Z2021 chromosome 11, ASM2448905v1, whole genome shotgun sequence, a single window of DNA contains:
- the LOC137029844 gene encoding uncharacterized protein, with the protein MIQERPGLYDITEKCYVNRVLKAELWREIENKLVISEKELKKRWDSLRTQYMRYKKQGPSGSSGAQKTGRQQWILNRLQFLEPHTKRKESTSNLMIMEPAADSDSCSPSDGTNSDTWTGTHEDPSFSDADLRSSTPLAESTICGTESTAMRKDHLQSSNIKPKPPGKRRKMQDESSSEESTNLMRTIGKTLEKLASQENTNDAISAYCKNLEHRMRNLPPHLLPHFQHEVDNCIFKYSVGHNHALDASSNQYTHL; encoded by the exons ATGATCCAGGAAAGGCCGGGTTTGTATGACATTACGGAAAAATGTTATGTCAACCGTGTGCTGAAAGCTGAACTGTGGCGTGAGATCGAAAATAAACTCGTCATATCAG AAAAAGAGCTCAAGAAGCGGTGGGATTCATTGCGAACCCAATACATGCGTTATAAGAAACAAGGACCCTCAGGAAGTTCTGGAGCTCAGAAGactggcaggcagcaatggatcCTGAACCGCCTGCAGTTTCTAGAGCCTCACACAAAAAGGAAGGAGAGCACTTCAAATCTAATGATcatg GAACCTGCGGCTGATAGTGATTCCTGTTCACCCTCAGATGGTACCAACAGTGACACCTGGACTGGCACCCATGAAGACCCCAGCTTCAGTGATGCTGACCTACGGTCAAGTACACCCTTGGCTGAATCCACCATCTGTGGAACTGAGTCCACAGCCATGAGAAAGGACCATTTGCAAAGCTCCAACATAAAACCAAAGCCTCCAGGGAAGCGCAGGAAGATGCAAGACGAATCCTCCAGCGAGGAATCCACAAACTTGATGCGCACCATCGGCAAAACTCTGGAAAAGTTGGCATCACAGGAAAACACCAATGATGCCATCTCagcttactgcaaaaatcttgaaCACAGAATGCGGAATTTGCCACCACATCTACTGCCACATTTCCAGCATGAGGTTGAtaattgcattttcaaatattcagtGGGCCACAACCATGCACTGGATGCATCTTCCAATCAGTATAcacacttgtaa